Proteins encoded by one window of Arachis hypogaea cultivar Tifrunner chromosome 1, arahy.Tifrunner.gnm2.J5K5, whole genome shotgun sequence:
- the LOC112800456 gene encoding protein SHORT-ROOT produces the protein MDTLFRLDPPSLNSTTTSSTNSHQNYYYYYDQHQLEEEAEEECFNFFMDEEDLSSSSSKQQEQYYPYYNQLQPHYHLLSSTTTTHHDLSSTSFLPPTPPPSDFNFEFSSGSWAPNILLDTARAIADNNTTRLHQLLWMLNELSSPYGDTNQKLAAYFLQALFSRITTVGERTYRTLTLASDKTCCFESTRKTVLKFQEVSPWTTFGHVASNGAILEALDGELNLHIVDFSNTYCTQWPTLLEALATRSDDTPNLRLTTVVTTRPGDSGDAVQRVMKEIGTRMEKFARLMGVPFKFNVVCHVGDLSNLNFGDLDIKNEEALAINCVNTLHAITPVGNHRDTLISSLARLNPRIVTVVEEEADLDVGVEGQEFLKGFEECVKWFRVYMEALDESFTRTSGERLMLERAAGRAIVDLVACTAAESVERRETAVKWSQKMREGGGLNRMPFSEEVCDDVRALLRRYREGWSMAECSDDGVFLCWKDQPVVWASAWKP, from the exons ATGGATACGCTGTTTAGGCTAGATCCACCGTCCCTAAACTCCACAACAACATCATCAACCAACTCtcatcaaaattattattattattatgaccaACACCAACTAGAGGAAGAAGCTGAAGAAGAATGCTTCAACTTTTTCATGGATGAAGAAGAcctatcctcttcttcttcaaagcAACAAGAACAATATTACCCTTATTATAACCAATTACAACCCCACTACCATTTATTATCATCCACTACCACTACTCATCATGATTTATCGTCAACATCATTCTTACCACCCACTCCACCACCATCAGATTTCAACTTTGAATTCTCATCAGGCTCGTGGGCACCCAACATCCTCCTCGACACCGCACGTGCCATCGCTGACAACAACACCACGCGACTGCATCAACTCCTATGGATGCTCAACGAGCTAAGCTCTCCATACGGCGACACAAACCAAAAACTCGCCGCGTATTTTCTTCAAGCCTTGTTCAGCCGCATAACCACCGTCGGCGAACGAACCTACCGAACCTTAACGTTAGCTTCGGACAAGACTTGCTGTTTCGAGTCCACCAGAAAGACGGTTCTCAAGTTCCAGGAGGTTAGTCCCTGGACCACGTTTGGACACGTGGCGTCCAATGGCGCCATCTTAGAGGCTCTCGATGGGGAGCTCAACTTGCACATTGTGGATTTCAGCAACACGTACTGCACACAGTGGCCAACGCTTCTTGAAGCCTTGGCCACTCGTAGCGACGACACCCCGAACCTCCGCTTAACCACCGTCGTCACCACCAGACCTGGTGACTCTGGCGACGCTGTTCAGAGGGTCATGAAGGAAATAG GTACAAGGATGGAGAAATTTGCGAGGCTAATGGGAGTTCCGTTCAAATTCAACGTCGTTTGCCACGTCGGCGATCTCTCCAATCTCAACTTCGGCGATTTGGACATCAAGAACGAGGAGGCCTTAGCCATCAACTGCGTGAACACGCTCCACGCGATCACACCCGTCGGGAACCACCGTGACACGTTGATATCATCGCTGGCGAGGCTAAACCCTCGGATCGTGACGGTGGTGGAAGAAGAAGCGGATCTGGACGTTGGCGTCGAAGGCCAGGAGTTCCTTAAAGGGTTCGAGGAATGCGTGAAGTGGTTTAGGGTTTACATGGAGGCGCTGGATGAGAGCTTTACGAGGACGAGTGGGGAGAGGCTGATGCTGGAAAGGGCGGCGGGGAGGGCGATTGTGGACCTGGTGGCGTGTACGGCGGCGGAATCGGTGGAGCGGAGGGAGACGGCCGTGAAATGGTCGCAGAAAATGAGGGAAGGTGGAGGGTTGAATAGGATGCCGTTTAGCGAGGAGGTGTGTGATGACGTCAGAGCATTGCTGAGAAGGTATAGGGAAGGGTGGTCGATGGCAGAGTGTTCCGATGACGGAGTATTTCTTTGTTGGAAGGACCAGCCGGTGGTGTGGGCCAGTGCATGGAAGCCGTAG